One window of the Diospyros lotus cultivar Yz01 chromosome 12, ASM1463336v1, whole genome shotgun sequence genome contains the following:
- the LOC127787721 gene encoding uncharacterized protein LOC127787721: MAQKGNIFKGQQKKKSIPPNRHGKAPHVRKGKRQAKPKYVTKEMNADRELSKFINQCNEMKAATVANKEGGQLSLVKPESQSSSGAKK; this comes from the exons atggcgcAGAAGGGTAATATCTTCAAAGGCCAACAGAAGAAGAAATCGATTCCTCCGAATCGCCATGGGAAAGCCCCTCACGTTCGCAAAG GAAAGAGGCAAGCAAAGCCTAAATATGTCACTAAGGAGATGAACGCTGATcgg GAGCTGAGCAAGTTCATAAACCAATGCAATGAGATGAAAGCAGCAACTGTTGCTAACAAGGAAGGTGGACAATTAAGTCTTGTTAAACCAGAGTCCCAGTCCTCTAGTGGTGCAAAGAAGTAG